A window of the Streptomyces finlayi genome harbors these coding sequences:
- the mmuM gene encoding homocysteine S-methyltransferase, which translates to MEPGPVAQHVPAGPAQDPPVRTLGAALAEGTVLLDGGLSNQLEAQGCDLSDELWSARLLADAPHQIEAAHTAYVRAGAQVLITAGYQATFEGFRRRGIGRAHAAELLAGSVELARRAGEGAGRQIWVAASVGPYGAMLADGSEYRGRYGLSPGELETFHRPRVAALAAARPDVLALETVPDMDEAEALLRVAGEFGLPVWLSYSVAGDRTRAGQPLAEAFEVAAGNGQVVAVGVNCCDPADADRAVGTAAEVTGKPVVVYPNSGERWDAGRREWAGDSTFDAGRVRAWQEAGARLVGGCCRIGPARIGELGELLTA; encoded by the coding sequence ATGGAACCCGGCCCGGTGGCCCAGCACGTCCCGGCAGGTCCCGCACAGGACCCACCGGTCCGCACGCTCGGCGCCGCCCTCGCCGAGGGGACCGTCCTGCTCGACGGCGGTCTCTCCAACCAGTTGGAGGCCCAGGGCTGCGATCTGTCGGACGAGCTCTGGTCGGCCCGCCTGCTGGCCGACGCACCCCACCAGATCGAGGCCGCGCACACGGCGTACGTCCGCGCGGGGGCACAGGTGCTCATCACCGCCGGATACCAGGCGACGTTCGAGGGCTTCCGGCGGCGCGGGATCGGGCGGGCCCACGCCGCGGAGCTGCTGGCCGGCAGCGTGGAGCTGGCGCGCCGGGCCGGAGAAGGGGCGGGGCGGCAGATCTGGGTCGCCGCCTCGGTCGGGCCGTACGGGGCGATGCTCGCGGACGGCAGCGAGTACCGGGGCCGTTACGGGCTCTCGCCGGGGGAGTTGGAGACCTTCCACCGGCCCCGGGTGGCGGCGCTGGCCGCGGCGCGGCCCGATGTCCTCGCACTGGAGACGGTGCCGGACATGGACGAGGCGGAGGCCCTGCTGCGGGTGGCCGGGGAGTTCGGGCTGCCGGTGTGGCTCTCGTACAGCGTGGCGGGGGACCGGACGAGGGCCGGGCAGCCCCTGGCGGAGGCGTTCGAGGTGGCCGCCGGGAACGGGCAGGTGGTGGCCGTCGGGGTCAACTGCTGCGATCCGGCGGACGCGGACCGGGCGGTGGGGACGGCGGCCGAGGTCACCGGCAAGCCGGTGGTCGTCTATCCGAACAGCGGCGAGCGGTGGGACGCAGGGCGCAGGGAGTGGGCGGGGGACAGCACCTTCGACGCCGGACGGGTGCGGGCGTGGCAGGAGGCCGGGGCGCGCCTGGTCGGAGGGTGCTGCCGTATCGGACCGGCGCGGATCGGGGAGCTGGGAGAGCTGTTGACAGCGTGA
- a CDS encoding LLM class F420-dependent oxidoreductase: MDLRIFTEPQQGASYDTLLTVAKAAEDLGFDAFYRSDHYLHMGPGDGLPGPTDAWITLAGLARETRRIRLGTLMTAGTFRLPGVLAIQVAQVDQMSGGRVELGLGAGWFEAEHKAYGIPFPKEKFGRLEEQLAIITGLWATEAGKTFSYDGTFYQLADSPALPKPAQAKVPVLIGGHGASRTPRLAARYADEFNIPFASLEDSEKQFGRVREAAKAIGRAPDELVYSNALVVCVGKDDAEVARRAAAIGREVEELKANGLAGSPAEVVDKLGRYGAIGSSRVYLQVLDLDDLDHLELISSRVQSQLA, encoded by the coding sequence ATGGATCTTCGAATCTTCACCGAGCCCCAGCAAGGGGCGAGCTACGACACGTTGCTCACCGTGGCCAAGGCCGCTGAGGACCTCGGCTTCGACGCCTTCTACCGTTCCGACCACTACCTTCACATGGGACCGGGCGATGGGCTTCCCGGCCCGACCGACGCCTGGATCACCCTGGCCGGGCTGGCGCGCGAGACCAGGCGCATCCGGCTCGGGACGCTGATGACGGCGGGCACCTTCCGGCTGCCGGGCGTGCTGGCCATCCAGGTCGCGCAGGTCGACCAGATGTCCGGCGGGCGTGTCGAACTTGGCCTGGGAGCGGGCTGGTTCGAGGCGGAGCACAAGGCGTACGGAATTCCGTTCCCCAAGGAGAAGTTCGGCCGTCTGGAGGAGCAGCTGGCGATCATCACCGGTCTCTGGGCGACCGAGGCGGGGAAGACGTTCAGCTACGACGGCACCTTCTACCAGCTGGCCGACTCGCCCGCGCTGCCCAAGCCGGCCCAGGCCAAGGTGCCGGTCCTGATCGGCGGACACGGTGCCAGCCGCACGCCGAGGCTCGCCGCGAGGTACGCCGACGAGTTCAACATCCCGTTCGCCTCCCTGGAGGACAGCGAGAAGCAGTTCGGCCGGGTCCGGGAGGCGGCGAAGGCGATCGGCCGCGCGCCGGACGAGCTGGTGTACTCCAACGCCCTGGTGGTCTGCGTGGGCAAGGATGACGCGGAGGTGGCGCGACGGGCCGCCGCCATCGGCCGGGAGGTCGAGGAGCTCAAGGCGAACGGTCTCGCGGGCTCGCCCGCCGAGGTGGTCGACAAGCTCGGCCGGTACGGCGCGATCGGATCGTCCCGGGTCTACCTCCAGGTCCTGGATCTGGACGACCTCGACCACCTGGAACTGATCTCGTCCCGGGTCCAGTCACAGCTGGCCTGA